In Rhinolophus sinicus isolate RSC01 linkage group LG17, ASM3656204v1, whole genome shotgun sequence, one DNA window encodes the following:
- the LOC109439469 gene encoding membrane cofactor protein isoform X1 has protein sequence MTASCAPRTAPPRRPERTCFPWCFSGFVLVALVLLLPKFSDACGTPPVFESMKLKGVPKSSYSPWDRIYYECKPGYYYSLFLPLVTFCETNNTWFPIDEACFKKACPTPKIPNGVAVGDPLGFFFDEEAHIFCDEGYYLQGEKILTCKRSGSNVHWNYDIPKCEKILCQSPGKIKNGKHTNSWRDIFEYNELVTYSCDPSHGPEEYSLVGASKLVCSGPGTWSSDPPECKVVKCEYPVLKNGKLVSGTREKFSYQAVVLFECLSGFYLNGSNPVFCGGNNTWEPEMPTCIKGVKPTRATKPPVSRYPGYPNPNELPSIEDFEELDPGTIALIILTILVGIAVICTCVYTCLRREKKGSHAFLDFQSHSSINRKLFGGPGSCCEVVL, from the exons ATGACGGCGTCTTGTGCGCCGCGCACGGCACCTCCCCGCCGCCCCGAGAGAACCTGTTTTCCTTGGTGCTTTAGTGGGTTCGTTTTGGTGGCCCTGGTGCTCCTGCTACCCAAATTCTCCG ATGCCTGTGGCACACCACCAGTGTTCGAATCTATGAAGTTAAAGGGTGTCCCTAAATCTTCATATTCACCTTGGGACAGAATATATTATGAGTGTAAACCAGGATACTATTATTCACTATTTCTTCCCCTCGTTACCTTTTGTGAGACTAATAACACATGGTTCCCTATCGATGAAGCTTGTTTCA aaaaagcatGTCCAACTCCAAAAATCCCAAATGGTGTAGCAGTAGGCGACCCACTGGGCTTTTTCTTTGACGAAGAAGCTCACATTTTTTGTGATGAGGG ttattaCTTACAAGGAGAAAAAATTCTAACTTGTAAACGTTCTGGAAGCAATGTGCATTGGAACTATGATATCCCAAAATGTGAAA agattttgtGTCAATcacctggaaaaataaaaaatggaaaacacaccAATAGTTGGAGGgatatatttgaatataatgaATTAGTAACATATAGTTGTGATCCTTCACATGGACCAGAGGAATATTCACTTGTTGGAGCGAGCAAGCTTGTTTGTTCTGGGCCTGGCACGTGGAGTAGTGACCCTCCTGAGTGTAAAG TGGTCAAATGTGAATATCCAGTACTCAAGAATGGAAAACTGGTATCAGGAACTAGAGAAAAATTTTCCTACCAAGCGGTGGTTTTATTTGAATGCCTGTCAGGTTTCTATCTTAATGGCAGCAACCCAGTGTTCTGTGGTGGAAATAATACTTGGGAGCCTGAGATGCCAACGTGTATTAAAG gtgTTAAGCCTACTCGTGCAACCAAGCCTCCAGTTTCAAGATATCCAG gataTCCCAATCCCAATGAATTACCATCAATTGAAGACTTTGAGGAATTAG aTCCAGGAACCATTGCTTTGATTATTCTTACTATAC ttgttggcATTGCAGTAATTTGCACCTGCGTGTACACATGTCTTcgcagagagaagaaagg
- the LOC109439469 gene encoding membrane cofactor protein isoform X2: MKLKGVPKSSYSPWDRIYYECKPGYYYSLFLPLVTFCETNNTWFPIDEACFKKACPTPKIPNGVAVGDPLGFFFDEEAHIFCDEGYYLQGEKILTCKRSGSNVHWNYDIPKCEKILCQSPGKIKNGKHTNSWRDIFEYNELVTYSCDPSHGPEEYSLVGASKLVCSGPGTWSSDPPECKVVKCEYPVLKNGKLVSGTREKFSYQAVVLFECLSGFYLNGSNPVFCGGNNTWEPEMPTCIKGVKPTRATKPPVSRYPGYPNPNELPSIEDFEELDPGTIALIILTILVGIAVICTCVYTCLRREKKGSHAFLDFQSHSSINRKLFGGPGSCCEVVL; encoded by the exons ATGAAGTTAAAGGGTGTCCCTAAATCTTCATATTCACCTTGGGACAGAATATATTATGAGTGTAAACCAGGATACTATTATTCACTATTTCTTCCCCTCGTTACCTTTTGTGAGACTAATAACACATGGTTCCCTATCGATGAAGCTTGTTTCA aaaaagcatGTCCAACTCCAAAAATCCCAAATGGTGTAGCAGTAGGCGACCCACTGGGCTTTTTCTTTGACGAAGAAGCTCACATTTTTTGTGATGAGGG ttattaCTTACAAGGAGAAAAAATTCTAACTTGTAAACGTTCTGGAAGCAATGTGCATTGGAACTATGATATCCCAAAATGTGAAA agattttgtGTCAATcacctggaaaaataaaaaatggaaaacacaccAATAGTTGGAGGgatatatttgaatataatgaATTAGTAACATATAGTTGTGATCCTTCACATGGACCAGAGGAATATTCACTTGTTGGAGCGAGCAAGCTTGTTTGTTCTGGGCCTGGCACGTGGAGTAGTGACCCTCCTGAGTGTAAAG TGGTCAAATGTGAATATCCAGTACTCAAGAATGGAAAACTGGTATCAGGAACTAGAGAAAAATTTTCCTACCAAGCGGTGGTTTTATTTGAATGCCTGTCAGGTTTCTATCTTAATGGCAGCAACCCAGTGTTCTGTGGTGGAAATAATACTTGGGAGCCTGAGATGCCAACGTGTATTAAAG gtgTTAAGCCTACTCGTGCAACCAAGCCTCCAGTTTCAAGATATCCAG gataTCCCAATCCCAATGAATTACCATCAATTGAAGACTTTGAGGAATTAG aTCCAGGAACCATTGCTTTGATTATTCTTACTATAC ttgttggcATTGCAGTAATTTGCACCTGCGTGTACACATGTCTTcgcagagagaagaaagg